One Stigmatopora argus isolate UIUO_Sarg chromosome 12, RoL_Sarg_1.0, whole genome shotgun sequence genomic window carries:
- the copb2 gene encoding coatomer subunit beta': protein MPLRLDIKRRLTARSDRVKSVDLHPTEPWMLASLYNGSVCVWNHETQTLVKTFEVCDLPVRASKFVARKNWVITGADDMQIRVFNYNTLERVHMFEAHSDYIRCIAVHPTQPYILTSSDDMLIKLWDWDKKWSCSQVFEGHTHYVMQIVINPKDNNQFASASLDRTIKVWQLGSSSPNFTLEGHEKGVNCIDYYSGGDKPYLISGADDRQVKIWDYQNKTCVQTLEGHAQNVSCVSFHPELPIIITGSEDGTVRIWHSSTYRLESTLNYGMERVWCVCGLRGSNNVALGYDEGSIIIKVGREEPAMSMDTSGKIIWAKHSEIQQANLKAMGDAEIKDGERLPLAVKDMGSCEIYPQTIQHNPNGRFVVVCGDGEYIIYTAMALRNKSFGSAQEFAWAHDSSEYAIRESNSIVKIFKNFKEKKSFKPDFGAEGIYGGFLLGVRSVNGLAFYDWENTELIRRIEIQPKHIFWSDSGELVCIATEESFFILRYVADKVAASQENNEGITEDGIEDAFEVQGEIQEIVKTGLWVGDCFIYTSSVNRLNYFVGGEIVTIAHLDRTMYLLGYIPKDDRLYLGDKELNIVSYSLLVSVLEYQTAVMRRDFGMADKVLPTIPKEQRTRVAHFLEKQGFKQQALAVSTDSEHRFELALQLGELKIAYQLAVEAESEQKWKQLAELAISKCQFNLAQECLHHAQDYGGLLLLATASGNAPMVAKLAEGAEKDGKNNVAFMTYFLQGKLDQCLELLIRTNRLPEAAFLARTYLPSQVSRVVKLWRENLAKVNQKAAESLADPTEYENLFPGLKEAFGAESYLRESCLGDSRPAKDYPLVTLNEDRNILEEAQGYEAKEIVRSPAVETEECDESLVSLAPEVPSGSPLIPESVPSPIPPGIPAFSELEKDEVLEELELDLENLDVDDIDTSDVNLDDDFLED from the exons ATG CCGCTGAGGCTTGACATTAAGCGGAGGCTGACAGCCAGGTCCGACCGTGTGAAGAGTGTGGACCTTCACCCAACCGAACCGTGGATGCTGGCTAGTCTGTACAACGGCAGCGTCTGCGTGTGGAACCATGAAACTCAG ACTTTGGTGAAGACCTTTGAGGTGTGCGACCTGCCAGTCAGAGCATCGAAATTTGTTGCTAGGAAGAACTGGGTCATCACGGGAGCA GACGACATGCAAATCCGCGTGTTCAACTACAACACCCTGGAGCGCGTTCACATGTTCGAGGCCCACTCGGACTACATCCGTTGCATCGCCGTGCACCCCACTCAGCCCTACATCCTCACCAGCAGCG ATGACATGTTGATCAAGCTCTGGGACTGGGATAAGAAGTGGTCCTGCAGCCAGGTTTTCGAAGGCCACACGCACTACGTCATGCAGATCGTCATCAACCCGAAGGACAACAATCAGTTCGCCAGCGCCTCCCTGGACAGGACCATCAAG GTCTGGCAGCTGGGCTCGTCGTCTCCCAACTTCACGTTGGAGGGCCACGAGAAGGGGGTCAATTGCATCGACTACTACAGCGGAGGAGACAAGCCCTACCTGATCTCGGGGGCCGACGACCGCCAGGTCAAAATCTGGGACTACCAG AACAAGACCTGCGTTCAGACCTTGGAGGGCCACGCCCAAAACGTCTCGTGCGTGAGCTTCCACCCGGAGCTGCCCATCATAATTACCGGCTCAGAAGATG GTACGGTCCGTATTTGGCACTCCAGCACGTACCGCCTGGAGAGCACGCTCAATTACGGCATGGAgcgcgtgtggtgtgtgtgcggCTTGAGGGGATCCAACAACGTTGCCCTAGGCTACGATGAAGGAAGCATCATTATCAAA GTGGGCCGCGAGGAGCCcgccatgtccatggacaccaGCGGCAAGATCATTTGGGCCAAGCACAGCGAAATCCAGCAGGCCAACCTGAAGGCCATGGGCGATGCCGAGATCAAGGACGGCGAGAGGCTCCCGCTGGCCGTCAAAGACATGGGCAGCTGCGAAATCTACCCTCAGACCATCCAGCACAATCCCAACGGGAG GTTCGTGGTGGTGTGCGGCGACGGAGAGTACATCATCTACACCGCCATGGCGCTGAGGAACAAGAGCTTCGGATCGGCGCAGGAATTCGCCTGGGCCCACGATTCGTCCGA GTACGCCATTCGAGAAAGCAACAGCATCGTGAAAATCTTCAAAAACTTCAAAGAAAAGAAATCCTTCAAGCCCGACTTCGGAGCCGAGG GTATCTACGGAGGCTTCTTGCTCGGGGTCAGGTCAGTCAACGGTCTGGCCTTTTACGATTGGGAGAACACCGAGCTGATCCGCCGCATCGAAATCCAACCCAAACAC ATCTTCTGGTCCGACTCCGGCGAGTTGGTGTGCATCGCCACGGAAGAGTCTTTTTTCATCCTCCGCTACGTGGCCGACAAAGTGGCCGCCTCCCAAGAGAACAACGAAGGAATCACCGAGGACGGCATCGAGGATGCTTTTGAG GTTCAAGGAGAGATCCAAGAGATCGTCAAGACCGGCCTGTGGGTCGGCGATTGCTTCATCTACACCAGCTCTGTCAACAGACTCAACTACTTTGTCGGGGGAGAAATTGTCACCATAGCTCACCTGGACAG AACCATGTATTTACTCGGCTACATACCCAAAGATGACCGCCTCTACCTGGGAGACAAGGAGCTCAACATTGTCAGCTACTCCCTGCTAGTCTCGGTTCTGGAGTACCAGACGGCCGTCATGAGGAGGGACTTTGGAATGGCCGACAAAGTGCTCCCCACCATTCCTAAAGAGCAACGGACCAGAGTGGCTCACTTCCTGGAGAAACAG GGATTCAAGCAGCAGGCTTTAGCTGTGTCCACGGACTCTGAGCACAGGTTTGAGTTGGCGTTGCAGCTGGGAGAGTTGAAGATTGCCTACCAATTGGCTGTAGAGGCAGAG TCGGAGCAAAAGTGGAAGCAATTGGCCGAGCTGGCCATCAGCAAATGTCAATTCAACCTGGCGCAGGAGTGTCTTCACCACGCGCAGGATTACGGCGGACTCCTCCTCCTGGCCACCGCGTCTGGAAACGCCCCCATGGTGGCCAAGCTGGCCGAGGGCGCCGAGAAGGACGGCAAGAACAACGTGGCCTTCATGACCTACTTCCTGCAGGGGAA GCTGGATCAATGTTTGGAGCTTTTGATCCGGACCAACCGTCTGCCCGAAGCCGCCTTCCTGGCTCGCACGTACCTGCCCAGCCAGGTCTCCCGTGTGGTCAAACTGTGGCGGGAAAATCTCGCCAAGGTCAACCAGAAG GCAGCCGAATCCCTGGCTGACCCCACCGAGTACGAAAACCTGTTTCCTGGTCTGAAAGAAGCATTCGGAGCGGAGAGCTACCTCCGAGAAAGTTGCCTCGGCGATTCTAGGCCCGCCAAAGATTACCCTCTGGTCACC CTAAACGAAGACAGGAATATTCTGGAGGAGGCTCAAGGATACGAGGCAAAAGAGATCGTCCGGTCTCCTGCCGTTGAG ACAGAAGAATGCGACGAATCTCTGGTGTCATTGGCCCCCGAAGTTCCCTCGGGTTCCCCGCTCATCCCCGAAAGCGTCCCTTCGCCGATTCCGCCGGGAATCCCCGCATTCTCCGAGTTGGAAAAAGACGAG GTCCTGGAAGAGCTGGAGCTAGATCTGGAGAATTTGGACGTGGACGACATCGACACCAGCGACGTCAACTTGGATGACGACTTTCTGGAGGATTAA
- the nmnat3 gene encoding nicotinamide/nicotinic acid mononucleotide adenylyltransferase 3 has translation MAALQRVPLVLLACGSFNPITNQHMRLFELARDHMQSTGQYRVVSGIVSPVSDGYAKPGLVAAEHRIAMAKLALQTSDWVDVDEWESRRPDWTETAVAMRYHHGQILKEYERSRSSTSSQSVPPQLKLLCGADFLSTFKIPGLWRDEHIEEVLGRFGLVCVGRGALQPEHLVHESDALWRHRHNIFQVKEWVRNETSATEVRRALRRGCSVKYLVPDSVIEYVKRHDLYTEDSERRNQGKALGPLALKTRPESLDD, from the exons ATGGCTGCCTTGCAGCGTGTGCCACTCGTCTTGTTAGCCTGCGGATCCTTCAATCCCATCACCAACCAGCATATGAGGTTGTTTGAGTTGGCCAGAGACCACATGCAGAGcacag GCCAGTACCGAGTGGTGAGCGGGATCGTGTCCCCCGTGAGCGACGGCTACGCCAAGCCGGGCCTGGTAGCGGCCGAGCACCGGATCGCCATGGCCAAACTGGCGCTCCAGACCTCGGACTGGGTCGACGTGGACGAATGGGAGAGTCGGCGGCCCGACTGGACCGAAACGGCGGTCGCCATGAG gtaTCACCATGGGCAAATTTTAAAGGAGTATGAACGGAGCAGAAGCAGTACTTCCTCCCAAA GCGTGCCCCCCCAGCTGAAACTGCTCTGTGGAGCCGATTTCCTGTCCACCTTTAAGATTCCGGGCCTGTGGCGCGACGAGCACATCGAGGAGGTGTTGGGCCGCTTCGGCCTGGTGTGCGTCGGTCGCGGGGCGCTGCAACCCGAGCACCTGGTGCACGAGTCGGACGCCCTTTGGCGCCATCGCCACAACATCTTCCAG GTGAAAGAGTGGGTGAGGAACGAGACCAGCGCCACGGAGGTCCGGCGGGCCCTGAGACGGGGATGCAGCGTCAAATACCTCGTCCCGGACTCGGTGATAGAATACGTCAAGCGCCACGACCTCTACACCGAGGACAGCGAGAGGAGAAACCAGGGCAAGGCTCTCGGCCCGCTCGCCCTCAAAACCCGACCCGAGAGTCTGGACGACTGA
- the rbp1.1 gene encoding retinol-binding protein 1.1 produces the protein MPVNLNGYWKMISNDNFEEYLKALDVNVAIRKIATLLKPDKDIVQDGDHVVIKTLSTFKNYNMDFYVGKEFEEDLSGVDDRKCMTTISWEGDKLVCVQKGEIEGRGWTHWVDGDELHLELRAGGVVSKQVFKKS, from the exons ATGCCTGTGAATCTGAACGGCTACTGGAAAATGATTTCCAACGACAACTTTGAGGAGTACCTCAAGGCTCTTG ATGTCAACGTGGCCATCCGCAAGATCGCCACCTTGCTGAAGCCCGACAAGGACATCGTCCAGGACGGAGATCACGTGGTCATCAAGACGCTCAGTACCTTCAAGAACTACAACATGGATTTCTATGTGGGGAAGGAGTTTGAGGAGGATCTGTCGGGCGTGGACGACAGGAAGTGCATG ACCACCATCAGCTGGGAAGGAGATAAACTGGTTTGCGTGCAGAAAGGAGAGATCGAAGGAAGAGGTTGGACTCACTGGGTGGACGGGGACGAGCTTCATTTG GAGCTCAGAGCCGGAGGAGTGGTCTCCAAGCAGGTCTTCAAGAAGTCCTAA